A single window of Oreochromis aureus strain Israel breed Guangdong linkage group 7, ZZ_aureus, whole genome shotgun sequence DNA harbors:
- the LOC116315840 gene encoding uncharacterized protein LOC116315840 produces MHSPAGGFVRTVSAATGVMVARLLIARFLLLYVLSDVNYSSAFPRATSSVQPRAWQGGRGEQDVYGNPRPFQYMRALRPTDPMIYPNVRDQVQVESPTSYLPRSNIPTHRPMETSLLQPRAHRNHLVAKPRSFNISLRIPFAHTRDGAYRPRYGPSGLIIDNSFNNPRRDHAHDPSNLGYQFSLYVPFSRGSPRPPGGQEHHGGRRHRPEKDDLGRQTEHLPVHTRPYPDQHREDHEHRDEGHLQEFAFPKPDGPEHPSRLRHPQRYVDPSGYYNSQMNPAWNDYWWHYRGPHWGHVKHQSSDPWPNFHRSASDWHGWKR; encoded by the exons ATGCACAGTCCAGCTGGAGGGTTTGTGAGAACAGTGAGTGCAGCTACTGGAGTCATGGTTGCTCGGTTGTTAATTGCAAG GTTTTTACTGCTTTATGTTTTGAGTGATGTGAACTATTCCTCGGCTTTTCCAAGAG CCACAAGTTCTGTGCAGCCTAGAGCATGGCAGGGTGGAAGAGGGGAACAAGATGTGTATGGAAATCCTCGCCCTTTCCAGTACATGAGGGCTCTGAGGCCGACAGATCCAATGATCTACCCTAACGTGCGTGATCAGGTTCAAGTCGAATCCCCAACATCATATCTTCCACGCTCTAATATTCCTACCCACAGACCCATGGAAACATCTCTGCTCCAGCCACGAGCACACAGAAACCATCTTGTGGCCAAGCCCAGGAGCTTTAACATAAGCCTGAGGATTCCTTTTGCTCACACTCGTGATGGTGCTTATCGTCCTCGGTACGGACCAAGCGGCCTTATTATTGACAACAGTTTTAATAATCCCCGCAGAGACCATGCCCATGATCCTTCAAACCTGGGCTACCAGTTCAGCTTATACGTTCCCTTTTCACGTGGTTCTCCACGCCCCCCAGGTGGCCAGGAACATCACGGTGGACGTCGACACAGGCCTGAGAAAGATGATTTGGGTCGTCAAACGGAGCATTTGCCAGTTCATACAAGGCCGTACCCTGACCAGCATCGTGAGGATCACGAGCATCGTGATGAAGGCCACCTGCAGGAGTTTGCATTTCCAAAGCCAGATGGACCAGAACACCCATCAAGGCTGCGTCATCCTCAAAGATATGTCGACCCTAGTGGCTACTACAACTCCCAGATGAATCCTGCGTGGAATGACTACTGGTGGCATTACCGTGGACCTCACTGGGGTCATGTAAAGCATCAGTCTTCTGACCCTTGGCCAAATTTCCATCGGTCAGCTTCAGACTGGCATGGATGGAAGAGATGA